A stretch of Cicer arietinum cultivar CDC Frontier isolate Library 1 chromosome 5, Cicar.CDCFrontier_v2.0, whole genome shotgun sequence DNA encodes these proteins:
- the LOC113784075 gene encoding non-specific lipid-transfer protein A-like has product MGKKIIAFVMLVMVLGMQVRTLDAHQIDDISCFEAIISLVSCAPFLTGVGQPAPSTTCCEGAHNLFQKADTTQVRRDICQCLKGASIKFGVNSDKAKQLPQLCNIGLSFSIDPSIDCNTIP; this is encoded by the exons ATGGGGAAGAAGATTATTGCTTTTGTAATGCTTGTAATGGTTTTAGGCATGCAAGTGAGAACATTGGATGCCCACCAAATTGATGACATCAGTTGCTTTGAGGCTATTATTTCCTTAGTGTCATGTGCACCGTTTTTGACAGGAGTAGGCCAACCAGCACCATCTACTACATGTTGCGAAGGAGcacataatttatttcaaaaggcAGACACCACTCAGGTTCGACGTGATATTTGTCAATGTCTCAAAGGTGCTTCAATAAAATTTGGAGTTAACTCTGACAAAGCAAAACAACTTCCACAACTTTGTAACATTGGTCTCTCCTTTTCGATTGATCCTAGCATTGACTGCAATAC gATACCATGA
- the LOC113785096 gene encoding non-specific lipid-transfer protein A-like, which yields MGKKIIAFVMLVMVLGMQVRTLDAHQIDDISCFEAIISLVSCAPFLTGVGQPAPSTTCCEGAHNLFQKADTTQVRRDICQCLKGASIKFGVNSDKAKQLPQLCNIGLSFSIDPSIDCNT from the coding sequence ATGGGGAAGAAGATTATTGCTTTTGTAATGCTTGTAATGGTTTTAGGCATGCAAGTGAGAACATTGGATGCCCACCAAATTGATGACATCAGTTGCTTTGAGGCTATTATTTCCTTAGTGTCATGTGCACCGTTTTTGACAGGAGTAGGCCAACCAGCACCATCTACTACATGTTGCGAAGGAGcacataatttatttcaaaaggcAGACACCACTCAGGTTCGACGTGATATTTGTCAATGTCTCAAAGGTGCTTCAATAAAATTTGGAGTTAACTCTGACAAAGCAAAACAACTTCCACAACTTTGTAACATTGGTCTCTCCTTTTCGATTGATCCTAGCATTGACTGCAATACGTAA